A window from Theropithecus gelada isolate Dixy chromosome 1, Tgel_1.0, whole genome shotgun sequence encodes these proteins:
- the STK40 gene encoding serine/threonine-protein kinase 40 isoform X2 produces MKRRASDRGAGETSARAKALGSGISGNNAKRAGPFILALCAVGPRLGNSPVPSIVQCLARKDGTDDFYQLKILTLEERGDQGIESQEERQGKMLLHTEYSLLSLLHTQDGVVHHHGLFQDRTCEIVEDTESSRMVKKMKKRICLVLDCLCAHDFSDKTADLINLQHYVIKEKRLSERETVVIFYDVVRVVEALHQKNIVHRDLKLGNMVLNKRTHRITITNFCLGKHLVSEGDLLKDQRGSPAYISPDVLSGRPYRGKPSDMWALGVVLFTMLYGQFPFYDSIPQELFRKIKAAEYTIPEDGRVSENTVCLIRKLLVLDPQQRLAAADVLEALSAIIASWQSLSSLSGPLQVVPDIDDQMSNVDSSQEAKVTEECSQYEFENYMRQQLLLAEEKSSIHDARSWVPKRQFGSAPPVRRLGHDAQPMTSLDTAILAQRYLRK; encoded by the exons ATGAAGCGGAGAGCATCAGACAGAGGAGCTGGGGAAACGTCGGCCAGGGCCAAGGCTCTAGGAAGTGGGATTTCTGGAAATAATGCAAAGAGAGCTGGACCATTCATCCTTG CTCTCTGTGCCGTAGGTCCTCGTCTGGGCAACTCACCGGTGCCAAGCATTGTGCAGTGTTTGGCAAGGAAAGATGGCACGGATGACTTCTATCAGCTGAAG ATCCTGACCCTGGAGGAGAGGGGGGACCAAGGCATAGAGAGCCAGGAGGAGCGGCAGGGCAAGATGCTGCTGCACACTGAGTACTCGCTGCTCTCTCTCCTGCACACGCAGGACGGCGTGGTGCACCACCACGGCCTCTTCCAG GACCGCACCTGTGAAATCGTTGAGGACACAGAATCCAGCCGGATGGTTAAGAAGATGAAGAAGCGCATCTGCCTCGTCCTGGACTGCCTCTGTGCTCACGACTTCAGCGACAAGACCGCTGACCTCATCAACCTGCAGCACTACGTCATCAAGGAGAAAAGGCTCAGCGAGCGGGAGACTGTGGTCATCTTCTACGACGTGGTCCGCGTGGTGGAGGCCCTGCACCAG AAGAACATCGTGCACAGAGACCTGAAGCTGGGGAACATGGTGCTCAACAAGAG GACACATCGGATAACCATCACCAACTTCTGCCTCGGGAAGCATCTGGTGAGCGAGGGGGACCTTCTGAAGGACCAGAGGGGCAGCCCTGCCTACATCAGTCCTGACGTGCTCAGTG GCCGGCCGTACCGTGGCAAGCCCAGTGACATGTGGGCCCTGGGTGTGGTGCTCTTCACCATGCTGTATGGCCAGTTCCCCTTCTACGACAGCATCCCGCAGGAGCTCTTCCGCAAGATCAAGGCTGCCGAGTACACCATCCCTGA GGATGGACGGGTTTCTGAGAACACCGTATGTCTCATCCGGAAGCTGCTGGTCCTTGACCCCCAGCAGCGCCTGGCTGCTGCCGATGTCCTGGAGGCCCTCAGTGCCATCATTGCATCGTG GCAGTCCCTGTCATCTCTGAGTGGGCCTTTGCAAGTAGTTCCTGACATCGATGACCAAATGAGCAATGTGGATAGCTCCCAGGAG GCGAAGGTGACGGAGGAGTGCTCCCAGTATGAGTTTGAGAACTACATGCggcagcagctgctgctggccGAGGAGAAGAGCTCCATCCACGACGCCCGGAGCTGGGTGCCCAAGCGGCAGTTCGGCAGTGCGCCTCCGGTGCGACGGCTGGGCCACGACGCACAGCCCATGACCTCCTTGGACACGGCCATCCTGGCGCAGCGCTACCTTCGGAAGTAA
- the STK40 gene encoding serine/threonine-protein kinase 40 isoform X3 — protein MKRRASDRGAGETSARAKALGSGISGNNAKRAGPFILGPRLGNSPVPSIVQCLARKDGTDDFYQLKILTLEERGDQGIESQEERQGKMLLHTEYSLLSLLHTQDGVVHHHGLFQDRTCEIVEDTESSRMVKKMKKRICLVLDCLCAHDFSDKTADLINLQHYVIKEKRLSERETVVIFYDVVRVVEALHQKNIVHRDLKLGNMVLNKRTHRITITNFCLGKHLVSEGDLLKDQRGSPAYISPDVLSGRPYRGKPSDMWALGVVLFTMLYGQFPFYDSIPQELFRKIKAAEYTIPEDGRVSENTVCLIRKLLVLDPQQRLAAADVLEALSAIIASWQSLSSLSGPLQVVPDIDDQMSNVDSSQEAKVTEECSQYEFENYMRQQLLLAEEKSSIHDARSWVPKRQFGSAPPVRRLGHDAQPMTSLDTAILAQRYLRK, from the exons ATGAAGCGGAGAGCATCAGACAGAGGAGCTGGGGAAACGTCGGCCAGGGCCAAGGCTCTAGGAAGTGGGATTTCTGGAAATAATGCAAAGAGAGCTGGACCATTCATCCTTG GTCCTCGTCTGGGCAACTCACCGGTGCCAAGCATTGTGCAGTGTTTGGCAAGGAAAGATGGCACGGATGACTTCTATCAGCTGAAG ATCCTGACCCTGGAGGAGAGGGGGGACCAAGGCATAGAGAGCCAGGAGGAGCGGCAGGGCAAGATGCTGCTGCACACTGAGTACTCGCTGCTCTCTCTCCTGCACACGCAGGACGGCGTGGTGCACCACCACGGCCTCTTCCAG GACCGCACCTGTGAAATCGTTGAGGACACAGAATCCAGCCGGATGGTTAAGAAGATGAAGAAGCGCATCTGCCTCGTCCTGGACTGCCTCTGTGCTCACGACTTCAGCGACAAGACCGCTGACCTCATCAACCTGCAGCACTACGTCATCAAGGAGAAAAGGCTCAGCGAGCGGGAGACTGTGGTCATCTTCTACGACGTGGTCCGCGTGGTGGAGGCCCTGCACCAG AAGAACATCGTGCACAGAGACCTGAAGCTGGGGAACATGGTGCTCAACAAGAG GACACATCGGATAACCATCACCAACTTCTGCCTCGGGAAGCATCTGGTGAGCGAGGGGGACCTTCTGAAGGACCAGAGGGGCAGCCCTGCCTACATCAGTCCTGACGTGCTCAGTG GCCGGCCGTACCGTGGCAAGCCCAGTGACATGTGGGCCCTGGGTGTGGTGCTCTTCACCATGCTGTATGGCCAGTTCCCCTTCTACGACAGCATCCCGCAGGAGCTCTTCCGCAAGATCAAGGCTGCCGAGTACACCATCCCTGA GGATGGACGGGTTTCTGAGAACACCGTATGTCTCATCCGGAAGCTGCTGGTCCTTGACCCCCAGCAGCGCCTGGCTGCTGCCGATGTCCTGGAGGCCCTCAGTGCCATCATTGCATCGTG GCAGTCCCTGTCATCTCTGAGTGGGCCTTTGCAAGTAGTTCCTGACATCGATGACCAAATGAGCAATGTGGATAGCTCCCAGGAG GCGAAGGTGACGGAGGAGTGCTCCCAGTATGAGTTTGAGAACTACATGCggcagcagctgctgctggccGAGGAGAAGAGCTCCATCCACGACGCCCGGAGCTGGGTGCCCAAGCGGCAGTTCGGCAGTGCGCCTCCGGTGCGACGGCTGGGCCACGACGCACAGCCCATGACCTCCTTGGACACGGCCATCCTGGCGCAGCGCTACCTTCGGAAGTAA
- the STK40 gene encoding serine/threonine-protein kinase 40 isoform X1: MTVTNWREELRMKRRASDRGAGETSARAKALGSGISGNNAKRAGPFILGPRLGNSPVPSIVQCLARKDGTDDFYQLKILTLEERGDQGIESQEERQGKMLLHTEYSLLSLLHTQDGVVHHHGLFQDRTCEIVEDTESSRMVKKMKKRICLVLDCLCAHDFSDKTADLINLQHYVIKEKRLSERETVVIFYDVVRVVEALHQKNIVHRDLKLGNMVLNKRTHRITITNFCLGKHLVSEGDLLKDQRGSPAYISPDVLSGRPYRGKPSDMWALGVVLFTMLYGQFPFYDSIPQELFRKIKAAEYTIPEDGRVSENTVCLIRKLLVLDPQQRLAAADVLEALSAIIASWQSLSSLSGPLQVVPDIDDQMSNVDSSQEAKVTEECSQYEFENYMRQQLLLAEEKSSIHDARSWVPKRQFGSAPPVRRLGHDAQPMTSLDTAILAQRYLRK, encoded by the exons ATGACTGTCACCAACTGGAGGGAGG AGCTGAGAATGAAGCGGAGAGCATCAGACAGAGGAGCTGGGGAAACGTCGGCCAGGGCCAAGGCTCTAGGAAGTGGGATTTCTGGAAATAATGCAAAGAGAGCTGGACCATTCATCCTTG GTCCTCGTCTGGGCAACTCACCGGTGCCAAGCATTGTGCAGTGTTTGGCAAGGAAAGATGGCACGGATGACTTCTATCAGCTGAAG ATCCTGACCCTGGAGGAGAGGGGGGACCAAGGCATAGAGAGCCAGGAGGAGCGGCAGGGCAAGATGCTGCTGCACACTGAGTACTCGCTGCTCTCTCTCCTGCACACGCAGGACGGCGTGGTGCACCACCACGGCCTCTTCCAG GACCGCACCTGTGAAATCGTTGAGGACACAGAATCCAGCCGGATGGTTAAGAAGATGAAGAAGCGCATCTGCCTCGTCCTGGACTGCCTCTGTGCTCACGACTTCAGCGACAAGACCGCTGACCTCATCAACCTGCAGCACTACGTCATCAAGGAGAAAAGGCTCAGCGAGCGGGAGACTGTGGTCATCTTCTACGACGTGGTCCGCGTGGTGGAGGCCCTGCACCAG AAGAACATCGTGCACAGAGACCTGAAGCTGGGGAACATGGTGCTCAACAAGAG GACACATCGGATAACCATCACCAACTTCTGCCTCGGGAAGCATCTGGTGAGCGAGGGGGACCTTCTGAAGGACCAGAGGGGCAGCCCTGCCTACATCAGTCCTGACGTGCTCAGTG GCCGGCCGTACCGTGGCAAGCCCAGTGACATGTGGGCCCTGGGTGTGGTGCTCTTCACCATGCTGTATGGCCAGTTCCCCTTCTACGACAGCATCCCGCAGGAGCTCTTCCGCAAGATCAAGGCTGCCGAGTACACCATCCCTGA GGATGGACGGGTTTCTGAGAACACCGTATGTCTCATCCGGAAGCTGCTGGTCCTTGACCCCCAGCAGCGCCTGGCTGCTGCCGATGTCCTGGAGGCCCTCAGTGCCATCATTGCATCGTG GCAGTCCCTGTCATCTCTGAGTGGGCCTTTGCAAGTAGTTCCTGACATCGATGACCAAATGAGCAATGTGGATAGCTCCCAGGAG GCGAAGGTGACGGAGGAGTGCTCCCAGTATGAGTTTGAGAACTACATGCggcagcagctgctgctggccGAGGAGAAGAGCTCCATCCACGACGCCCGGAGCTGGGTGCCCAAGCGGCAGTTCGGCAGTGCGCCTCCGGTGCGACGGCTGGGCCACGACGCACAGCCCATGACCTCCTTGGACACGGCCATCCTGGCGCAGCGCTACCTTCGGAAGTAA